In a genomic window of Streptomyces sp. BHT-5-2:
- a CDS encoding DUF2127 domain-containing protein: protein MAEENRNAPAPVPGTGGDKRRLRYELLSCALHGHRLEGVGAQRVRPGDGLLVREDRDGLRWHRCLRCDAWVPVTGQTPTDRPYPPDRHEIALPLRGKPLRDRYVLRLIALDRLLHFVVLGALATGIFVFADKRASLQAPFYRFMDLLQNGVGGTGGVSHGGLLGEVAKAFAVRSSTLWLIGLVIAGYAVLEGVEAIGLWFARRWAEYLTFVATTVLLAPEVYELLSRVTVTKVLTLVINLAVVIYLLFAKRLFGVRGGGRAEAAVRERDVSWEALERMPPGRAAG from the coding sequence ATGGCGGAGGAGAACCGCAACGCGCCGGCACCGGTGCCCGGAACGGGCGGCGACAAGCGGCGGTTGCGCTACGAGCTGCTGAGCTGCGCACTGCACGGTCACCGCCTCGAAGGCGTGGGGGCGCAACGGGTACGGCCCGGCGACGGCTTGCTGGTCCGGGAGGACCGGGACGGACTGCGCTGGCACCGCTGTCTGCGGTGCGATGCCTGGGTACCGGTGACCGGGCAGACACCGACCGACCGTCCGTACCCGCCGGACCGGCACGAGATCGCTCTCCCCCTGCGCGGCAAGCCGCTGCGCGACCGCTATGTGCTGCGCCTGATCGCGCTCGACCGGCTGCTGCACTTCGTGGTGCTCGGGGCACTGGCGACCGGCATCTTCGTCTTCGCGGACAAGCGTGCCAGCCTCCAGGCGCCGTTCTACCGGTTCATGGATCTGTTGCAGAACGGTGTGGGCGGGACCGGCGGCGTCTCCCACGGCGGGCTGCTCGGCGAGGTGGCCAAGGCGTTCGCGGTGCGCTCCTCGACGTTGTGGCTGATCGGGCTGGTGATCGCCGGCTACGCAGTGCTGGAGGGCGTAGAGGCGATCGGGCTGTGGTTCGCCAGGCGGTGGGCGGAGTACCTCACGTTCGTCGCCACCACCGTGCTGCTCGCCCCGGAAGTCTACGAGTTGCTGTCCCGGGTGACGGTCACCAAGGTCCTCACCCTGGTCATCAACCTCGCGGTGGTGATCTATCTGCTCTTCGCCAAGCGGCTGTTCGGCGTGCGCGGCGGCGGCCGCGCGGAGGCCGCCGTACGGGAGCGGGACGTCAGTTGGGAGGCGCTGGAGCGGATGCCACCGGGTCGGGCGGCGGGCTGA
- a CDS encoding triacylglycerol lipase, producing the protein MPVLSALLTVVAASAPAAAVPERAPAAADRPVIFVHGRNAGPGVWDSMISRFTAAGRPAGRLFAWDYDTAQSANETLAPQFQAYVDEVLRRTGASQVDIVAHSLGSLTTRWYVKFGSGATKVHHWVSLAGPNHGTQLAWLCAPYDQGCRDMTTGSYVVTRLNEGTETPGPVHYTTVHSRCDEQIAPVTSTALAGADNIEAPCLKHNELLTDETVATEVRTALDSD; encoded by the coding sequence GTGCCAGTCCTGTCAGCGCTGTTGACCGTCGTGGCGGCGAGCGCGCCGGCCGCGGCCGTGCCGGAGCGGGCGCCGGCCGCCGCCGACCGCCCGGTGATCTTCGTACACGGCCGCAACGCCGGCCCCGGTGTCTGGGACAGCATGATCAGCCGGTTCACCGCGGCCGGAAGGCCCGCGGGCCGGCTCTTCGCCTGGGACTACGACACCGCACAGTCCGCCAACGAGACCCTCGCCCCGCAGTTCCAGGCATACGTCGACGAGGTGCTGCGCCGGACCGGCGCATCGCAGGTGGACATCGTCGCTCACAGCCTCGGCAGCCTCACCACCCGCTGGTACGTCAAGTTCGGCTCCGGCGCGACCAAGGTCCACCACTGGGTGTCCCTGGCCGGCCCCAACCACGGCACGCAACTTGCCTGGCTCTGCGCCCCGTACGACCAGGGATGCCGGGACATGACAACGGGCTCCTATGTCGTGACCAGGCTCAACGAGGGGACGGAGACGCCCGGCCCGGTCCACTACACCACCGTCCACTCGCGCTGCGACGAGCAGATCGCGCCCGTGACCAGTACGGCACTGGCCGGGGCCGACAACATCGAGGCGCCGTGCCTGAAGCACAACGAGCTGCTGACGGACGAGACGGTGGCGACGGAGGTGCGGACGGCGCTGGACTCCGACTGA
- a CDS encoding alkaline phosphatase, with protein sequence MHRPSRRRVVAATALVAATAAAAAVTTTAGASDTRQQAQHAIKGGKAKNVILLIGDGMGDSEITLARDYVVGANGRLNMDAFPLTGSYTTYAVHADGTPDYVTDSAASGSGWATGRKTVNGRISKTPDTDKAVPTILELAQKNGYATGSVTTAELTDATPAVLASHATDRSCQGPGDMAKCPSDTIAKGGPGSIAEQSVNHKVDVLFGGGRQRFDQKITEGPYRGLTVTEQARKLGYQVVTDGAGMKGVKAGKPVLGLFAPGNVPTEWTGRPAAVGGTDPQRCVTANSARPSATPSLADSAAKAIQLLEAKQQHAKKGFFLQIEGASIDKQDHAADPCGQIGETAAFDRAVKVARDYAAKHPDTLVVTTADHGHTSQIVPLEATPPGLSSTLVTNEGQRLKVNYSTNTPGKSQEHTGTQVRIAAQGPQAYRVLGVTNQTDLFTTIRSALGLR encoded by the coding sequence ATGCACAGACCCTCCCGCCGTCGCGTCGTGGCCGCCACCGCCCTGGTTGCCGCCACGGCGGCCGCCGCGGCCGTGACCACCACGGCCGGGGCCTCCGACACCAGGCAGCAGGCCCAGCACGCCATCAAGGGCGGCAAGGCCAAGAACGTCATCCTGCTGATCGGTGACGGTATGGGGGACTCCGAGATCACGCTCGCCCGCGACTACGTGGTCGGCGCCAACGGCCGCCTGAACATGGACGCCTTCCCGCTCACCGGCTCCTACACGACCTACGCGGTCCACGCCGACGGCACACCGGACTACGTGACCGACTCCGCCGCCAGCGGATCGGGCTGGGCGACCGGGAGGAAGACGGTGAACGGCCGGATATCCAAGACCCCGGACACCGACAAGGCCGTCCCCACCATCCTCGAACTGGCCCAGAAGAACGGCTACGCCACCGGCAGCGTCACCACCGCCGAACTCACCGACGCCACCCCCGCGGTGCTCGCCTCGCACGCCACCGACCGCTCCTGCCAGGGCCCCGGCGACATGGCCAAGTGCCCGAGCGACACCATCGCCAAGGGCGGTCCCGGTTCGATCGCCGAGCAGTCCGTCAACCACAAGGTGGACGTCCTCTTCGGCGGTGGCAGGCAGCGCTTCGACCAGAAGATCACCGAGGGGCCGTACCGCGGGCTGACCGTCACCGAGCAGGCCCGGAAGCTGGGCTACCAGGTCGTCACCGACGGCGCCGGTATGAAGGGCGTCAAGGCGGGCAAGCCGGTGCTCGGCCTGTTCGCGCCGGGCAACGTGCCGACCGAGTGGACCGGCAGGCCGGCGGCGGTCGGCGGCACCGACCCGCAGCGGTGTGTGACCGCCAACTCCGCCCGCCCGTCGGCCACTCCGAGCCTGGCCGACTCGGCCGCCAAGGCGATCCAGCTGCTGGAGGCCAAGCAGCAGCACGCCAAGAAGGGCTTCTTCCTCCAGATCGAGGGCGCGTCGATCGACAAGCAGGACCACGCGGCCGACCCCTGCGGCCAGATCGGCGAGACGGCCGCCTTCGACCGTGCGGTGAAGGTGGCCCGCGACTACGCCGCCAAGCACCCGGACACGCTCGTGGTGACCACCGCCGACCACGGCCACACCAGCCAGATCGTGCCCCTGGAGGCCACCCCGCCCGGCCTGTCCTCGACGCTGGTCACCAACGAGGGCCAGCGGCTGAAGGTCAACTACTCGACCAACACCCCGGGCAAGTCGCAGGAGCACACCGGCACCCAGGTGCGGATCGCCGCCCAGGGCCCGCAGGCGTACCGGGTCCTCGGCGTGACCAACCAGACCGACCTGTTCACCACCATCCGCTCGGCACTGGGCCTGCGGTGA